From the Hylaeus volcanicus isolate JK05 chromosome 4, UHH_iyHylVolc1.0_haploid, whole genome shotgun sequence genome, one window contains:
- the LOC128875506 gene encoding uncharacterized protein LOC128875506 — MTSETNGEAPCLERLHREACTCLDTFPNKIIQLNDFVQEYMPDSVRNSKYNDNNVGRKAKCQSTLSTTKNWDINSVSDYGVSSYYSLSMCDRSRSRHGICKRKYYRSRGIIGCDVRRRPGPLGQLLAFIVSSLATCTKKIVVVPSQYIVDNIISTFFQRRKLKNAQCGPSTNWNSSLSTYVTTLKKDTTIIGNLIDIMRPATVKLITDTTTLKRWLQAVALTTTTPSIELGNATRNIETIDCWAYELFFHLKYLQVNRAQRTTDKVIAEAGSKPADMIHINLWHRLVQLRDNYIILYETLENFDKIRDVEPEKPQEQSFDHRN; from the exons ATGACTTCCGAGACAAATGGCGAGGCTCCGTGTCTCGAGCGTCTTCATCGAGAA GCCTGTACCTGTTTGGACACCTTCCCGAATAAAATCATCCAACTGAACGACTTTGTCCAAGAGTACATGCCGGACTCCGTGAGAAACAGCAAGTACAATGACAACAACGTTGGACGCAAAGCCAAGTGTCAATCCACGCTTTCGACGACCAAGAACTGGGATATAAACAGCGTCTCCGATTATGGCG TTTCTAGTTACTACTCTCTGTCGATGTGTGATCGTAGTCGATCGAGACACGGAATTTGCAAGAGAAAATACTATCGATCGCGTGGCATAATTGGATGCGACGTACGTCGAAGGCCCGGACCCCTCGGACAACTTTTAGCATTTATAGTGAGCAGCCTGGCCACGTGCACGAAGAAAATCGTCGTCGTCCCGTCCCAGTACATTGTCGACAATataatttcaacgttttttCAACG GCGCAAGCTGAAAAACGCACAATGCGGTCCTTCGACAAATTGGAACAGCTCTCTCTCGACTTACGTGACCACGCTCAAGAAGGACACCACGATCATTGGAAATCTTATCGATATCATGAGACCCGCAACAGTGAAACTCATCACCGATACCACCACG CTGAAACGCTGGCTGCAGGCCGTCGCTCTGACAACCACAACGCCGTCCATCGAGCTGGGAAACGCAACTCGCAACATCGAGACTATCGACTGTTGGGCTTACGAGTTGTTCTTTCATCTTAAGTACCTCCAAGTGAATCGCGCACAACGGACCACCGACAAA GTAATAGCCGAAGCTGGCTCCAAGCCTGCCGACATGATTCACATAAACTTGTGGCATCGTTTGGTTCAACTTCGCGACAACTATATCATATTGTACGAGACGTTGGAGAACTTCGACAAAATCCGCGACGTCGAGCCCGAGAAACCTCAGGAACAATCGTTCGACCATCGCAATTGA